From the genome of Candidatus Desulfarcum epimagneticum, one region includes:
- a CDS encoding Methyltransferase type 11, producing MGYVFSFKDAAEYEKALSRPQFRFALDLQREFFLNMLKPAPGETALDIGCGTGEHMTSLVEAGVSVTGIDPSPYMLDIARGKIKNRASFQRGFAESLPFEDNSFNHACLITTLEFAENPDRALEEACRVARDRLFVGYLNRYSLLGSWRRVSGIFHSSIYNHARFYSAWDLKKRIRRFMGDVPFCCRTIGQIPAGRSDIIRRGEASHIAQAFPFGAFGGLTAVLVPRYKTRPLAIPLPPKRRQSPAAG from the coding sequence ATGGGATATGTTTTCAGCTTCAAAGACGCGGCGGAGTACGAAAAAGCCTTGAGCCGCCCCCAGTTCCGGTTCGCCCTGGACCTTCAGCGGGAGTTTTTTCTCAACATGCTCAAACCGGCCCCGGGCGAAACAGCGCTGGACATCGGGTGCGGGACCGGCGAGCATATGACCTCCCTGGTGGAGGCGGGGGTGTCGGTCACCGGCATTGACCCGTCCCCGTACATGCTGGACATCGCCCGGGGAAAAATCAAAAACCGCGCCTCCTTTCAGAGGGGATTCGCGGAATCCCTTCCCTTTGAGGACAACTCCTTTAACCACGCCTGCCTCATCACCACTCTGGAGTTTGCTGAAAACCCGGACAGGGCGCTGGAAGAGGCGTGCCGGGTGGCCAGGGACCGGCTGTTTGTGGGATACCTGAACCGCTACTCGCTTCTGGGCTCCTGGCGGCGGGTCAGCGGCATTTTCCACTCCAGCATTTACAACCACGCCCGGTTTTACAGCGCCTGGGATTTAAAAAAGCGAATCCGGCGTTTCATGGGCGATGTGCCCTTCTGCTGCCGGACCATCGGCCAGATTCCGGCGGGAAGATCGGACATCATCCGGCGGGGGGAGGCGTCGCATATCGCCCAGGCTTTTCCCTTCGGCGCCTTCGGGGGGCTCACGGCGGTTTTGGTTCCCCGTTATAAAACCCGGCCGCTGGCCATTCCCCTTCCGCCCAAAAGGAGACAAAGCCCGGCGGCCGGATAA
- the rlpA gene encoding Endolytic peptidoglycan transglycosylase RlpA has protein sequence MMRATTSGTQKSRFLFSSPVLCLVLAALTPALFLCAGGCGAVRSSASSMSGSSWPGPSEPAPPKPQKPYVVMGKEYRPIPLEDAAGFRQQGLASWYGEDFHGRKTANGEIYNMHAMTAAHKTLPLGAHIRVKNLKNNRKVEVRVNDRGPFVRGRIVDLSYRAAKKLDMVDSGTAPVEVVALGFPTRGPGARPYYSRPKSYQVGDFTIQVGAFREKENAERLLQILDKTYNNAHVSDFNDGKDLLYRVRVGKCSTLEKAKEYESVMIEKGFKGAFVVAE, from the coding sequence ATGATGCGCGCAACCACCAGCGGAACACAAAAAAGTCGTTTTTTATTTTCGTCGCCGGTCCTTTGCCTGGTCCTTGCGGCGCTGACCCCGGCGCTTTTTTTATGCGCGGGCGGTTGCGGCGCCGTCCGATCCTCGGCCTCGTCCATGTCGGGGAGTTCGTGGCCCGGTCCTTCGGAGCCGGCCCCGCCCAAACCCCAGAAGCCCTATGTGGTCATGGGCAAAGAATACCGGCCCATTCCCCTTGAGGACGCCGCCGGCTTCAGGCAGCAGGGCCTGGCCTCATGGTATGGCGAGGATTTTCACGGGCGAAAAACCGCCAACGGCGAAATATACAACATGCACGCCATGACCGCCGCCCACAAAACCCTGCCCCTGGGCGCCCACATTCGGGTGAAAAATCTCAAAAACAACCGCAAGGTGGAGGTCCGGGTCAATGACCGGGGGCCCTTTGTCCGGGGAAGAATCGTGGATTTGTCTTACCGGGCCGCCAAAAAGCTCGACATGGTCGATTCGGGAACGGCGCCGGTGGAGGTCGTGGCGCTGGGCTTTCCGACCCGGGGCCCCGGCGCCAGGCCTTATTACAGCCGTCCGAAAAGTTACCAGGTTGGGGATTTCACCATCCAGGTGGGGGCGTTCAGGGAAAAGGAAAACGCCGAAAGGCTGCTTCAAATACTGGACAAAACCTACAACAACGCCCACGTGTCCGATTTCAACGACGGCAAAGATTTGCTTTACCGGGTCCGGGTGGGCAAATGCTCCACCCTGGAAAAGGCCAAGGAGTATGAAAGCGTCATGATCGAAAAGGGCTTCAAGGGCGCCTTTGTGGTGGCGGAGTAA
- a CDS encoding Acetyltransferase yields the protein MIRDHRPYWMKKAHLTFQSFYVRRFLKPQFESLGPGFTFMKPWHVRLFGAPIEMGACANVIATPDQKVRLSVWPEKKGMGGIRIGDYCLICPGVRIGSAMEIVIGDNCMIAGNAYIADSDWHDIHNRISAGRPRPVDIGDNVWIGDGAIVCKGVSIGANSVIGAGSVVTHSVPPNAVAAGNPAKVVRKFDPNARFLKRDAWFSDPFGLETEIDRLDREMLKENTFFGWLSHILFPQKGD from the coding sequence TTGATCCGGGATCACCGTCCGTACTGGATGAAAAAAGCGCATCTGACGTTTCAGTCTTTTTATGTCCGGCGGTTTTTAAAGCCCCAGTTCGAATCCTTAGGCCCCGGCTTCACATTCATGAAGCCCTGGCATGTGCGTCTTTTCGGCGCCCCCATTGAGATGGGCGCCTGCGCCAATGTCATCGCCACCCCCGACCAGAAGGTCCGGCTTTCCGTGTGGCCGGAAAAAAAGGGAATGGGCGGGATCAGGATCGGGGATTACTGCCTGATCTGCCCCGGCGTCCGGATCGGATCGGCCATGGAGATCGTGATCGGGGACAACTGCATGATCGCGGGAAACGCCTACATCGCGGATTCGGACTGGCATGATATCCACAACCGGATTTCCGCCGGGCGTCCCCGGCCCGTGGACATCGGGGACAACGTCTGGATCGGCGACGGCGCCATTGTCTGCAAGGGCGTGTCCATCGGCGCCAACAGCGTGATCGGGGCCGGATCAGTGGTGACCCATTCCGTTCCCCCCAACGCCGTGGCGGCGGGCAACCCCGCCAAAGTGGTGAGAAAATTTGATCCAAACGCCCGGTTTTTAAAAAGAGACGCCTGGTTTTCCGACCCCTTCGGGCTGGAGACGGAAATCGACCGGCTTGATCGGGAGATGCTCAAAGAAAACACGTTTTTCGGCTGGCTCAGCCATATTTTGTTTCCCCAAAAAGGAGATTAA
- a CDS encoding conserved hypothetical protein (Evidence 4 : Unknown function but conserved in other organisms) codes for MKALVFKPLENHEAACGLCAHRCRIKDGRRGICGVRENRGGVLTPLVYGKIPARHVDPIEKKPLFHFHPGSRSYSIGAPGCNFTCDFCQNADLARAPKRFGAGPVFTPGNVAEAAIDAGCRSVSYTYSEPTLNFEFNLETARLASEKGLKNVFVTNGFMTREALDMIGPYLHGANVDLKSFSDAFYQKVCGARLSPVKETLGRMKESGIWVEVTTLVVPGLNDDPGELFSLASFIARELGEETPWHVSRFHPAHRMADVPPTPVRSVMAAREAGMGAGLKYVYAGNLPGTGMENSFCHQCQKVVMERVGFSISGYFIENGRCRGCGAEIHGVGL; via the coding sequence ATGAAAGCGCTTGTCTTTAAACCCCTTGAAAATCATGAGGCGGCATGCGGCCTTTGCGCCCACCGATGCCGGATCAAAGACGGCCGGCGGGGAATCTGCGGGGTCCGGGAAAACCGGGGAGGCGTGTTGACGCCCCTGGTTTACGGAAAAATCCCGGCCCGGCATGTGGACCCCATTGAGAAAAAGCCCCTGTTTCATTTTCACCCGGGCAGCCGCTCATATTCCATCGGCGCCCCGGGATGCAATTTCACATGCGACTTCTGCCAGAACGCCGATCTGGCCCGGGCGCCGAAACGCTTCGGCGCCGGACCTGTTTTCACGCCCGGGAATGTGGCTGAGGCGGCCATTGACGCCGGCTGCCGAAGCGTGTCTTACACCTATTCCGAGCCCACGCTGAATTTCGAATTCAACCTGGAAACGGCCCGGCTGGCCTCTGAAAAGGGATTGAAGAACGTGTTTGTCACAAACGGGTTCATGACCCGGGAGGCGCTGGACATGATCGGGCCTTATCTTCACGGGGCCAACGTGGATTTGAAATCCTTTTCAGACGCCTTTTACCAGAAGGTCTGCGGCGCCCGGCTTTCCCCGGTGAAAGAAACGCTTGGGCGCATGAAGGAATCGGGGATATGGGTGGAGGTCACCACCCTGGTTGTGCCCGGGCTCAACGACGACCCGGGGGAGCTTTTTTCCCTGGCCTCCTTCATCGCCCGTGAACTCGGGGAGGAAACGCCCTGGCATGTCAGCCGGTTTCATCCCGCCCACCGGATGGCGGACGTCCCCCCGACCCCGGTCCGGTCGGTCATGGCGGCCCGGGAGGCGGGGATGGGCGCCGGGCTCAAATATGTCTATGCCGGAAACCTTCCCGGGACGGGCATGGAAAACTCCTTTTGCCACCAATGTCAAAAAGTCGTGATGGAAAGGGTCGGGTTTTCCATCTCCGGATATTTCATTGAAAACGGACGCTGCCGCGGCTGCGGGGCCGAAATCCACGGGGTCGGACTTTAA
- the fdhB gene encoding formate dehydrogenase, beta subunit (Evidence 2a : Function from experimental evidences in other organisms; Product type e : enzyme) yields the protein MTFDEIQKQAIEEWDKIRESGQTLVMVGTATCGRSAGALNVVKKFREEFEEKGISAHIMEVGCMGPCHAEPLVNIVKPGSPGVCFRNVDEKKTSMLVDSYIVNDELPPEHALGTIGDKGVGDIPRLDDTPAFKAQVKRVFRNCGLIDPTNIDHYIAHEGYSGLAKALEMKPVDIVEELKTSGLRGRGGGGFPAGRKWEACLFTSNPGDRYVVCNADEGDPGAFMDRSVLEGDPHSLLEGMIIAGYTVGSKKGYIYVRAEYPLAVERLETAIAQAHEKGFLGKNIMGTDFEYEIEIFQGAGAFVCGESTALTLSIEGKRGMPKAAPRPRTTEEGLFDQPTLLNNVKTFASTPMIIKKGGEWFASVGTEKSSGTAVFALTGNVVNCGLIEVPMGISLREIIYDVGGGMTGGSKFKAVQTGGPSGGCLPESLLDTPIDYDSLDEAGSIMGSGGMVVMDENTCMVDVARYFLDFTEKESCGQCVPCRLGTKQMLEILTDITDGKGKPGDIDFLLELGEAIHAGSVCGLGQTAANPVLSTVRYFRDEYEAHIHDKDCPAKVCKALIAYDISPEKCKGCGICLKSCPVEAITGEKKKLHSIDHSKCIKCGVCFEKCPKKFSAVECVSQKQLMEVTE from the coding sequence ATGACCTTTGATGAGATTCAAAAACAAGCCATTGAGGAGTGGGACAAGATTCGCGAAAGCGGTCAGACCCTGGTCATGGTGGGAACCGCCACATGCGGACGCTCGGCGGGCGCCTTGAATGTGGTCAAAAAATTCCGGGAAGAATTTGAGGAAAAGGGGATCAGCGCCCATATCATGGAAGTGGGCTGCATGGGCCCCTGCCATGCCGAGCCCCTGGTCAACATTGTCAAACCCGGCAGCCCGGGCGTGTGCTTTCGCAATGTGGACGAAAAAAAGACGTCCATGCTGGTGGACAGCTACATCGTCAACGACGAGCTGCCCCCGGAGCACGCGCTGGGAACCATCGGCGACAAGGGCGTCGGGGATATTCCCCGGCTGGACGACACCCCGGCCTTCAAGGCCCAGGTCAAACGGGTGTTTCGGAATTGCGGGCTGATTGATCCCACCAACATTGACCACTACATCGCCCACGAGGGATACTCGGGCCTGGCCAAGGCCCTTGAGATGAAGCCGGTGGACATTGTGGAGGAGCTGAAAACATCGGGTCTGCGCGGCCGGGGCGGCGGCGGATTTCCCGCCGGCCGGAAGTGGGAGGCCTGTCTTTTCACATCGAACCCCGGGGACCGATACGTGGTGTGCAACGCCGACGAGGGCGACCCGGGCGCGTTTATGGACCGGTCCGTCCTGGAGGGCGACCCCCATTCCCTGCTGGAGGGCATGATCATCGCGGGATACACCGTGGGATCGAAAAAAGGCTACATCTATGTCCGCGCCGAATACCCCCTGGCGGTGGAGCGTCTGGAAACCGCCATCGCCCAGGCGCATGAGAAAGGGTTCCTGGGCAAAAATATCATGGGGACCGACTTTGAATACGAGATTGAAATTTTCCAGGGCGCCGGCGCCTTTGTGTGCGGGGAGTCCACGGCCCTGACCCTGTCCATCGAGGGCAAACGGGGCATGCCCAAGGCCGCGCCCCGGCCCAGGACCACAGAAGAGGGGCTTTTTGACCAGCCCACCCTTTTGAATAATGTGAAAACCTTCGCCTCCACCCCCATGATCATCAAAAAGGGCGGGGAGTGGTTTGCCAGCGTGGGCACTGAGAAAAGCTCCGGCACGGCGGTTTTCGCCCTCACGGGAAACGTGGTCAACTGCGGCCTCATCGAAGTGCCCATGGGCATCAGCCTGCGCGAGATCATTTACGATGTCGGGGGCGGCATGACCGGGGGAAGCAAATTCAAGGCGGTGCAGACCGGCGGGCCTTCGGGCGGATGTCTCCCGGAATCCCTCCTGGACACGCCCATTGATTACGACTCCTTAGACGAGGCCGGGTCCATCATGGGCTCCGGCGGCATGGTGGTCATGGACGAAAACACCTGTATGGTGGACGTGGCCCGCTACTTCCTGGACTTTACGGAAAAGGAATCCTGCGGCCAGTGTGTGCCGTGCCGGCTGGGCACCAAGCAGATGCTGGAAATTCTCACCGACATCACCGATGGAAAGGGCAAGCCCGGCGACATTGATTTTCTCCTGGAGCTGGGAGAGGCCATCCACGCCGGCTCGGTCTGCGGTCTGGGCCAGACCGCCGCGAACCCGGTTTTGAGCACCGTCCGGTATTTTCGCGACGAATACGAGGCCCATATCCATGACAAGGACTGCCCGGCCAAGGTGTGCAAGGCGCTGATCGCCTATGACATCTCGCCGGAAAAATGCAAGGGCTGCGGAATATGCCTCAAATCCTGTCCGGTGGAGGCCATCACAGGGGAGAAGAAAAAGCTCCACTCCATCGACCATTCAAAATGCATCAAATGCGGCGTGTGTTTTGAGAAGTGTCCCAAGAAATTCAGCGCCGTGGAGTGCGTGTCGCAAAAACAACTGATGGAGGTGACTGAATGA
- a CDS encoding conserved hypothetical protein (Evidence 4 : Unknown function but conserved in other organisms), whose product MTHQIPGGLLTTAMAVMPHTDVSRALDMALSLDVPFWPQLPNYSYYEDMYAQAAEHFPGIILDMEQRTLRFSMDKFAEELEDALGHFDDPSYFDISETYSAVYHRFLAMDLKDRPAIRGQLEGPISFGFNILDQDERPILFDDTVRPFMLDFMAKRLNVQLARLQKRNPNAFMFVDEPGLQFLFSAMSGYDDLKARGDLDRFFAQVDRPRGIHLCGNPDWDFLLSLDLDVLSLDVYTNVDIFASYAGAIQRFLDRGGLIVWGVVPTGFEAFAREDVSSLVLSLESVWETLGSRGVDRDQLIARSMISPATCCLVNPDRERTVERAFATVNQVADTLKTKYL is encoded by the coding sequence ATGACCCATCAAATACCAGGCGGCCTTTTAACCACCGCCATGGCCGTGATGCCGCACACCGACGTGTCGCGCGCGCTGGACATGGCCCTGTCTCTGGATGTGCCTTTCTGGCCGCAATTGCCCAACTATAGCTATTATGAAGATATGTACGCGCAGGCGGCGGAGCATTTTCCCGGCATCATCCTGGATATGGAACAGCGGACCCTGCGTTTTTCCATGGACAAATTCGCCGAGGAGCTGGAAGACGCGCTGGGGCATTTTGACGACCCGTCTTATTTTGACATCAGCGAGACCTACTCGGCGGTGTATCACCGGTTTCTGGCCATGGACCTCAAGGACAGGCCGGCCATTCGGGGGCAGCTGGAGGGCCCCATCAGTTTTGGTTTCAATATTCTGGACCAGGATGAGCGTCCCATCCTTTTTGATGACACCGTGCGGCCTTTTATGCTCGATTTTATGGCCAAACGGCTGAACGTTCAATTGGCGCGTCTTCAAAAACGCAATCCAAACGCCTTTATGTTTGTGGATGAGCCCGGGCTGCAATTTTTGTTTTCAGCCATGTCGGGTTATGACGATCTGAAGGCCAGGGGCGACCTGGACCGCTTTTTCGCCCAGGTGGACCGGCCCCGGGGGATTCATTTATGCGGCAACCCGGACTGGGATTTTTTGCTGAGCCTGGATTTGGACGTTCTGTCCCTGGACGTTTACACCAACGTGGATATTTTCGCCTCATACGCCGGGGCCATTCAGCGGTTTCTTGACCGGGGCGGGCTCATCGTCTGGGGCGTTGTTCCCACCGGTTTCGAGGCGTTTGCCCGGGAGGATGTCTCCTCTTTGGTCTTAAGTCTTGAAAGTGTCTGGGAAACGCTTGGGTCCAGGGGAGTGGACCGGGACCAGCTCATCGCCCGATCCATGATCTCCCCGGCCACCTGCTGTCTGGTGAACCCGGACAGGGAGCGCACGGTGGAGCGCGCCTTTGCCACCGTGAATCAGGTGGCGGACACGCTGAAAACGAAATACCTGTGA
- a CDS encoding conserved hypothetical protein (Evidence 4 : Unknown function but conserved in other organisms) — protein sequence MTDKQRGGAGKECVACREEIRGAAVICRHCGSSQKNDIWEKTATALKWLGGVVTVISLLAGMVTLMGYYRDWRERRDAVAELLYAADWLARTRNYSRAWQMNEKALGLVPGSAEAFDGRLRLAKLWLRDFRVNKKDADGVLNDVTDVLFRGLRGAGKNESAEILAHIGWAQATRVKNYMPTVIDVDAVFEEALRANPENVYANAMLGHWILMRLGASVKNIDSARSKFAIAVKNPDKRAFARELQFSGLIRHSQGRDDEVERAALGALLQESFSMMKNSEPKPAESFRRKILDAYGTMGRAEHVEAAVALMPPADHLAAHAWLMDGLDYSRPRALAQAKYLRARLTEELGEKEKALGLYQSLLKESKAAKELNGRVDQAIARLSGKLPERALARSYLNDPMGKKDPWRFHMDTLSHFDPRWTPANFDQAIDYFENALSRPLKALPDPKLSELIQSLPAKLDRIRKVVRQGDKIQRLNAYTSDFSVGHHENARLNLLRLGHIHVRALTAGGKLDKAIAQLGDMKKAVDSLNERWTEMRAWIAFEFARAYAIRAGLSKSDADAANALKYLKMALYSDGFSDEIATWDEIKGDVFKSLRDDPAYRELIRGR from the coding sequence ATGACCGACAAACAACGAGGCGGCGCGGGCAAAGAATGCGTCGCATGCCGGGAAGAGATCCGCGGGGCCGCCGTCATATGCCGCCATTGCGGCTCATCGCAGAAAAATGACATATGGGAAAAGACGGCGACCGCTTTAAAATGGCTTGGCGGCGTGGTGACCGTCATTTCATTGCTGGCGGGCATGGTGACCCTCATGGGCTATTACAGGGACTGGCGGGAAAGACGCGACGCCGTGGCCGAGCTTCTTTACGCCGCCGACTGGCTGGCAAGGACCCGAAATTATTCCCGGGCCTGGCAGATGAATGAGAAAGCCCTGGGCCTGGTTCCGGGCTCGGCGGAAGCCTTTGACGGCCGGCTTCGGCTTGCGAAACTCTGGCTTCGGGATTTTCGGGTGAACAAAAAAGACGCCGATGGGGTTCTAAACGACGTCACGGATGTCCTGTTCCGGGGGCTTCGGGGAGCCGGGAAAAATGAATCGGCCGAGATTCTGGCCCATATCGGCTGGGCGCAGGCGACGCGGGTGAAAAATTATATGCCCACCGTCATTGACGTGGACGCGGTCTTTGAGGAAGCCCTTCGCGCAAACCCTGAAAATGTTTACGCAAACGCGATGCTCGGGCATTGGATTCTGATGAGGCTGGGCGCGAGCGTGAAAAACATCGACTCCGCGCGGTCAAAATTCGCCATCGCCGTGAAAAATCCGGACAAAAGAGCGTTCGCGCGCGAGCTTCAATTCTCAGGTCTGATCCGCCACAGCCAGGGCAGGGATGACGAGGTGGAGCGGGCCGCTCTCGGGGCGCTGCTTCAGGAATCTTTTTCCATGATGAAAAACAGCGAGCCCAAACCCGCCGAAAGTTTTCGACGCAAAATTCTGGACGCCTACGGAACCATGGGAAGAGCCGAGCATGTGGAGGCCGCCGTGGCCCTGATGCCCCCGGCGGATCATCTCGCGGCTCACGCGTGGCTGATGGACGGCCTGGATTACTCCAGGCCCCGGGCCCTCGCCCAGGCGAAATATCTAAGGGCCCGGTTGACGGAAGAGCTGGGGGAAAAAGAAAAGGCCCTTGGGCTTTATCAATCTTTGCTCAAAGAATCAAAGGCCGCCAAAGAGTTGAATGGCCGGGTCGACCAGGCCATCGCCCGTCTTTCCGGCAAACTCCCTGAAAGGGCGCTGGCCCGCTCCTATCTCAATGATCCGATGGGTAAAAAAGATCCGTGGCGTTTTCACATGGACACGCTTTCGCATTTTGACCCCAGGTGGACACCCGCCAATTTTGACCAGGCCATCGACTATTTTGAAAACGCTCTGTCCCGACCGCTTAAAGCGCTTCCCGACCCGAAACTTTCCGAATTGATCCAATCTTTGCCCGCAAAACTGGACCGGATCCGGAAAGTGGTTCGCCAGGGCGATAAAATCCAGCGGTTAAACGCCTATACGTCCGACTTCAGCGTCGGGCACCATGAGAACGCCCGCCTGAACCTGCTCCGCCTCGGCCATATCCATGTCCGGGCGCTCACCGCCGGAGGAAAACTGGACAAAGCCATCGCCCAGCTTGGCGATATGAAAAAAGCCGTGGACAGTTTAAATGAGCGCTGGACAGAGATGAGGGCATGGATCGCGTTCGAGTTCGCGCGGGCTTACGCCATCCGCGCCGGCTTGAGCAAAAGCGACGCGGATGCCGCCAACGCGTTGAAATATCTGAAAATGGCGCTGTATTCCGACGGGTTCAGCGATGAGATCGCCACCTGGGATGAAATCAAGGGCGACGTGTTTAAAAGCCTCCGCGATGATCCGGCTTACCGGGAGTTGATACGGGGGCGTTGA
- the fdhC gene encoding formate dehydrogenase, gamma subunit (Evidence 2a : Function from experimental evidences in other organisms; Product type e : enzyme), with protein MKERLGPILEPYRGRGDRLVPILQMVQAELGYLPDEAMIEIADTTGLPESRVYAVASFYGQFRFTPSGKHKVMVCRGTACHVKGAKRILEETERHLGIKEDETTEDLEYTLETVACIGCCALAPCVMIDDDVEANLTPRKVTEIFEERK; from the coding sequence ATGAAAGAGCGTCTTGGCCCCATTTTAGAGCCGTACAGAGGGCGGGGAGACAGGCTGGTCCCCATTTTGCAGATGGTTCAGGCGGAACTGGGTTATCTCCCCGATGAGGCGATGATTGAAATCGCAGACACAACCGGACTTCCGGAGAGCCGCGTTTACGCCGTGGCCTCTTTTTACGGCCAGTTCCGATTCACCCCCTCGGGAAAACACAAAGTCATGGTCTGCCGGGGAACCGCCTGTCATGTCAAGGGCGCCAAACGAATTCTCGAAGAGACCGAAAGACATCTGGGCATCAAAGAGGACGAAACCACGGAGGATCTGGAGTACACCCTGGAGACGGTGGCCTGCATCGGCTGCTGCGCCCTGGCGCCCTGCGTGATGATCGACGACGACGTGGAAGCCAATTTGACCCCCAGGAAGGTGACGGAGATTTTTGAGGAAAGGAAATAA
- a CDS encoding D-glycero-beta-D-manno-heptose-1,7-bisphosphate 7-phosphatase yields the protein MLKKVVFLDRDGVINQDSADYIKSREEFKWIPGSLEAIRILTAEGFSVILITNQSVIGRKMVTAPGLDAIHAMLVQKVESAGGKILDIFFCPHTDEDRCACRKPRPGLIHMAQKAHDIDLKSAVMVGDSVKDIECAQNAGCFQSILVRTGSGKESEKILKARKIEPDHVADDLYGAAGHIAFGISF from the coding sequence ATGCTTAAAAAAGTGGTTTTTCTCGACAGAGACGGGGTCATCAACCAGGATTCGGCGGATTACATCAAGAGCCGGGAGGAGTTTAAATGGATTCCCGGCAGCCTTGAGGCCATCCGGATTCTAACCGCCGAAGGGTTTTCGGTCATCCTCATCACCAATCAGTCAGTGATCGGCCGAAAGATGGTCACCGCGCCCGGTCTGGACGCCATTCACGCCATGCTCGTTCAAAAGGTGGAGTCGGCGGGCGGAAAAATTCTGGATATTTTTTTCTGCCCCCACACCGATGAGGACCGTTGCGCCTGCCGAAAGCCCAGGCCGGGCCTGATCCACATGGCCCAAAAGGCCCATGACATCGATTTAAAATCCGCCGTGATGGTGGGCGACAGCGTCAAAGACATCGAGTGCGCCCAAAACGCCGGATGCTTTCAATCCATCCTGGTGAGAACCGGCTCGGGAAAGGAATCGGAAAAGATTCTCAAAGCCCGCAAAATCGAGCCCGATCATGTGGCCGACGATCTTTACGGGGCCGCGGGACACATCGCCTTCGGGATTTCTTTTTGA